The genome window CTCCCCGCCATCGGCTTGGATCGCTTCCCGGAGGGCGATCACGCCCTCATCCTTGAGGAGCTCGCGGGCAGCCTGGAGCAGCCCCGCGACATCGCCCGGCGCAACGCGGACGGCAGTCGCGCCCTCACCTGTCGCGATGGTGGCGTTGTCGCCGGTCGAGACGGTGGCGTTGTCGCCCACGGTGACCGGGCCGCCGATGGAGTAGATGTTCGTCATCTGTACGTGGACCTCTTTGTAGAGACGTGGGTCGTTCGCGATGGTCGGGCCGCCGGTTTCGCCGGCGTCCGGGGCGATGTCCTCGATGCCGAGAGCGAGGTCGAGCGCCGTGGTGCGGATCTGGTCGAGAACCCCTCGCAGGTGCGTACGAGGGAGGACGACAGAGGCGTGGTTGAGGACGTACCCGATTGGGTGCCGCACCTCATTACGACTCATCGCCTGGCGGAAGATCGCGATCCACCCTGCGGGGAGCGGGTACTCGGGGTCGTCTTCGCCGGCGGCAAGGGCCTCGAGCTCAGCGATCGGCTCCCGGAGGCCGACTCCGTCCGAGAAGCCACGGAGCTGCTCGGGAAGACCCTCCTCGGTGATCGCCGAGGTGATGCTGGATCGAAACGGCCCGTCGAACCCAAGCCTGATGGGCCATCCCCCGCTCCGATACGCCGGCAGATCTGGGCCAGCCGCGTCTCCTTGCGTGTAGTAGCCGCGGAGCTCGCGGCCCAACCAGAGGGTCAGCTCCTCCGCGCCGATCCGGCGGCTCACGACCAAGAGACCTCGCAGGGCGTCTGGGAGGGGCACGTTCGGAGCGGAGAGGCTGCCGATGGCGGTCTCCAGGGCATCTGTCACAGAGGTCAGTCTGCCTGGGCGCACCGACACTTTCGGGGAGCGCACCGGCGGGAGGAGCTCGGCAAGGATTTCGGGCATGTCGTAGCCCTTTCCGGTCGGGATGTGGGATCTCGACCGGACGATGGAGCCGTTGGGGTGCTTACGTCGCGGGCTGCTGCGACCGGCGACACGAAACGCGCTCCCGCCACCTGGTGGACAGCGACCGGATCACGCTGATTGCTCGTTGACGTTACCGATGCTGGCGGGTCCGTGGTGGTCTTCGACTCGGCACCATAGGCCGCCGAGCCAGCGGCGGGTGACGATCATGCCGGCGGCTTCGTAGCGTCTGGCCATGGGGGCGACGGCGTACGCGGCGAGCGGGTGGCCGGCTCGCCAGGCGTGTGCTCGAGCGTGCTCGGCGATCTCGCGTCCGAGCCCGGTGCCGCGGGGCCATCCGGCGAGCGAGGTGGCTTTGGTCCACCGTCCCATGGGTCGTAGCGTCACCGTTGCCGCGCCGGCGGGTCGCACCAGGAGGAGCACTTCGGCGCGCTTGTGCATGAGACCTTCTAGGAGGGTGGCGGTGAAGTAGGACCAGCTGGTTCCTACGACCGCGACGATGAGGCCGAGCACGACGGCGGCGACTCGCTCGGCGATCGACCCGGCTGCCGGCACCAGTGGCCAGTTGTAGATCCGCACCAGGGCGATGAGCATCTCGCCGAGGGGAAAGCTCACGCCCATGAAGGCCAGCACGAGCAGCCAGAAGAGTGCCGTACGTCGGAACCCATGCATGGCGGTGACCCCGGCTCTCGCACGCTCGCGGAGCCGGGTCGCGGTGATCGGCGCGTTCATGCTCATGCGCTCTCCCTCGATGAGTCGGGGTGTCCGGCCTCGGGCGCCACCGAGTTCGACCCGGCGACGGGACGGTGTTGGCAGAAGCAGTGTCGCCAGGAGTACTCGCGGCCGGCCTGGGTGTCGATGCAGTCTTCAGGCTGGTGTGGCTGCTGGCAGGGTTCGCAGATCACGGGTTGTCGTTCCTCCGGTCCGAGGCCTCTCCCCTGCTGGGTGAGACGGAGTTGGTTCTGATTGTGCGTGCTGCCACCGACATTTCTGTGCCGCACGACCGGCGGATTGCATCGGGGGTGCACTGCGATTTCATTGCGGTGAGCTCGTCGATGGGTTGGTGCCCAGAAGAGGGGCCGGCTCTTGGCCGGCCCCTCCCCCAGGGTCTTTCCCGTTCGCTCAGAACGGGGGCTCGGTGGGCCTGGGCCCGAGCTGGGTGACGTTGTCGGCGTACGCCGGCGCGTCGGGGTTGGTGGTCTTGCCGCCGCGGTTCTTCTCGGCCCGGGCGGTGGCGAACTTGAGGCTGGTGGCGATCTCGCCGTACCGGTCGGAGACGACTACGACGTCCTTGTAGCGGTTCTCACCGGTCTCCTTGTCGGACCAGCTCTCGGTCTCGACCTGGCC of Nocardioides panzhihuensis contains these proteins:
- a CDS encoding single-stranded DNA-binding protein, with the protein product MNTITTFAGNLTEDPELRFTNGGTPVANLRVAVNRRVKQNDEWVDATPTFHNVKVWGAQGENLVESLTRGDRVLVHGQVETESWSDKETGENRYKDVVVVSDRYGEIATSLKFATARAEKNRGGKTTNPDAPAYADNVTQLGPRPTEPPF